The following are encoded together in the Flavobacterium sp. TR2 genome:
- the ftsZ gene encoding cell division protein FtsZ: MMSNSEFGSISFDLPKNQSNVIKVIGVGGGGSNAINHMFKQGIKGVDFIVCNTDSQALQNSSVPNKIQLGVNLTEGLGAGANPDVGQQSAIESISDIEKMLDKNTKMVFITAGMGGGTGTGAAPVIAQLAKEREILTVGIVTIPFQFEGKVRQEQAIIGIEKLRKQVDSLIVINNNKLREVYGNLGFKAGFSKADEVLATASRGIAEVITHHYTQNIDLRDAKTVLANSGTAIMGSSVAEGDNRAKDAIVSALDSPLLNDNKITGAKNVLLLIVSGTNEITLDEIGEINDHIQAEAGYNANIIMGVGEDETLGEAIAVTIIATGFDVEQQNEIVNTEPKKIIHTLEDEQRSVHNLTNKPLASFDLTVDTPTAKVEDKVVFDLMDDDETFTPTPVQAVAPAINQEELVVMSEFIKNLDVTFEIVSPITDIDFTISAPETPVQQVQQPPVQQQRVFEREEQTTFSFDLPLFKQEPARREPVVEDNRVLFELTNETRDIKVNDPVQFVPVTEVSDNGIIKYSLEEYMEVENDLLASKPVEKVIEDTIPEELNITLKPRVDFASQPDITTTSEVSPLELTIEETLRLRAEERRKKLKEFNYKFHNNVSRIDELEKEPAYKRLGIDLSNSQSNNTNSRISVGTDSNNDLQLRSNNSFLHDNVD; this comes from the coding sequence ATGATGAGCAACTCAGAATTTGGAAGTATTTCATTTGATTTACCAAAAAATCAATCAAATGTAATCAAAGTAATAGGTGTAGGTGGGGGCGGAAGTAACGCTATTAACCACATGTTCAAACAAGGTATTAAAGGCGTAGATTTTATCGTTTGTAATACCGATTCGCAAGCGCTTCAAAATAGTTCAGTACCGAATAAGATTCAGTTAGGAGTTAATTTAACTGAAGGATTGGGAGCAGGAGCAAATCCAGACGTTGGACAGCAGTCGGCTATCGAAAGTATTTCGGATATTGAAAAAATGTTGGATAAAAATACTAAGATGGTATTCATTACTGCTGGTATGGGTGGAGGAACTGGAACTGGTGCAGCTCCGGTAATTGCTCAATTGGCAAAAGAAAGAGAAATATTAACAGTTGGTATCGTGACAATTCCGTTTCAATTTGAAGGGAAAGTGCGTCAGGAGCAGGCAATAATTGGAATTGAGAAATTGCGTAAGCAAGTCGATTCTTTAATTGTAATCAACAATAATAAATTAAGAGAAGTATACGGAAATCTTGGTTTTAAAGCAGGATTCTCTAAAGCGGATGAAGTTTTGGCAACAGCCTCTAGAGGTATTGCTGAAGTAATTACGCACCATTATACTCAAAATATCGATTTACGTGACGCAAAAACTGTTTTGGCTAACAGCGGTACTGCGATCATGGGATCTTCTGTGGCTGAAGGAGACAACAGAGCTAAAGATGCTATTGTTTCTGCGTTAGATTCTCCATTGTTAAATGACAATAAAATTACGGGTGCCAAAAACGTATTGTTGCTTATCGTTTCTGGAACTAATGAGATTACTCTTGATGAAATTGGAGAAATCAACGACCACATTCAAGCCGAAGCTGGTTACAACGCAAATATTATCATGGGAGTTGGTGAAGACGAAACTCTTGGTGAGGCAATTGCGGTAACTATTATTGCTACAGGTTTTGATGTAGAACAGCAAAATGAAATTGTAAATACAGAACCAAAAAAAATAATTCATACGTTAGAAGATGAGCAGAGAAGTGTTCATAATTTAACAAACAAACCACTTGCTTCTTTCGACTTAACTGTTGATACGCCTACAGCAAAAGTTGAAGATAAAGTTGTTTTTGATTTGATGGATGATGATGAAACATTTACTCCGACTCCAGTTCAAGCTGTTGCTCCAGCAATCAATCAGGAGGAGTTAGTGGTGATGTCTGAGTTTATTAAAAACTTAGATGTGACTTTCGAAATTGTTTCGCCAATTACAGATATCGATTTTACAATCTCTGCACCTGAAACGCCGGTTCAGCAAGTACAGCAGCCGCCAGTGCAGCAGCAAAGAGTTTTTGAAAGAGAAGAGCAAACAACTTTTTCTTTTGATCTTCCGCTGTTTAAACAAGAGCCTGCGAGAAGAGAACCAGTTGTTGAAGATAATAGAGTTTTGTTTGAATTAACAAATGAAACTCGTGATATCAAAGTAAACGATCCAGTTCAATTTGTTCCTGTAACTGAAGTTTCAGACAATGGCATCATCAAATATTCTCTAGAAGAATATATGGAAGTTGAAAATGATTTATTGGCTTCTAAACCTGTAGAAAAAGTAATTGAAGATACAATTCCTGAAGAATTAAACATTACTTTGAAACCAAGAGTAGATTTTGCTAGCCAGCCTGATATCACAACAACTTCTGAAGTTTCTCCTTTAGAATTAACTATTGAAGAAACATTACGGTTAAGAGCTGAAGAAAGAAGAAAGAAACTAAAAGAATTTAACTATAAATTCCATAACAATGTTTCTAGAATTGATGAGTTGGAAAAAGAGCCTGCTTACAAAAGATTAGGAATAGATTTGTCTAATTCACAGTCTAATAACACAAATTCTAGAATTTCTGTTGGAACAGATAGTAATAATGATCTGCAACTGCGTTCAAACAATTCATTTTTGCACGATAACGTAGATTAA
- a CDS encoding MobC family plasmid mobilization relaxosome protein: protein MMKRENSNRTRIVGLRFTPLEFAELEKRFRASTCRKLSDHIRSHLFNKPIVATYRNQSLDDLMEETAVLTSELRAIGNNINQIARKINTLKTVPEFKGHLYLFEIQRKRLFDKMEEVSDHTQKIAEKWLQS from the coding sequence ATGATGAAAAGAGAAAATTCAAACAGAACACGAATCGTGGGACTGCGATTCACTCCTTTGGAGTTTGCCGAACTGGAAAAAAGATTCAGAGCAAGCACATGCCGAAAATTAAGCGACCACATCAGAAGCCACTTATTCAACAAACCGATTGTAGCCACTTACAGAAATCAGTCGTTAGACGATCTGATGGAAGAGACAGCTGTACTTACTTCCGAATTAAGGGCAATAGGCAATAATATCAATCAGATTGCCAGAAAGATAAACACGCTCAAAACAGTTCCTGAATTTAAAGGACATCTTTATCTGTTCGAGATCCAGAGAAAAAGGCTTTTTGATAAAATGGAAGAGGTCTCAGACCACACCCAAAAAATAGCAGAAAAATGGTTGCAGTCATAA
- a CDS encoding relaxase/mobilization nuclease domain-containing protein, with protein MVAVIKTSSSIRGILNYNENKVEIGKAECISAVNYPLELGKLTFTSKLNRFLKLAELNTNAKRNSVHISLNFDPSENHSKEKLAEIADVYMEKLGFGRQPYLVYQHYDAGHPHCHIVTNNIQRDGKRIDLHLLGVRKSEPARKEIEEMFGLVKAEGRKQKEQFSLNPIDVGRVQYGKTESRKAINSVLNQVLLDYKYSSLPELNAVLNLYNVHADRGSEGSRVFKNNGLLYKILDQNSKPIGVPIKASEFYSRPTLKFLEEKFRVNETKKQYGKSHVKNAVRKAFFDERITTVKRLSERLENEAIHTVLRKSNEGKLYGITFIDFKTQTVVNGSSLGKEFSAKGIQESCAMNILALERKYQKSISTAPENFQNLELKEYVKENLADILLRGEKINDYVSKQFKQKKKRRLYNGI; from the coding sequence ATGGTTGCAGTCATAAAAACAAGCTCGTCCATAAGAGGCATTCTGAATTACAACGAAAATAAAGTTGAGATTGGAAAAGCGGAATGTATAAGTGCTGTAAATTATCCACTGGAGCTGGGAAAACTGACTTTCACTTCAAAATTAAACCGCTTTCTAAAACTGGCAGAACTCAATACCAATGCGAAGAGGAATTCGGTGCATATTTCGCTCAACTTTGATCCCTCGGAGAATCATTCGAAAGAAAAACTGGCTGAAATTGCGGATGTATATATGGAAAAACTGGGATTCGGCAGACAGCCTTATCTGGTGTATCAGCATTATGATGCAGGACACCCTCACTGCCATATCGTGACAAACAACATTCAGAGGGACGGAAAAAGAATCGATCTGCATTTACTGGGAGTCAGAAAATCAGAACCAGCCCGAAAAGAAATTGAAGAAATGTTCGGACTTGTAAAAGCCGAAGGAAGAAAACAGAAAGAACAATTTTCGTTAAATCCAATAGATGTCGGCAGAGTCCAATACGGAAAGACAGAGTCCAGAAAGGCAATCAACTCAGTTTTAAATCAGGTGTTGCTTGACTATAAATATTCAAGCCTGCCTGAACTCAACGCGGTTTTAAACCTCTATAATGTCCATGCTGACAGAGGAAGCGAGGGATCGAGAGTTTTTAAAAACAACGGACTGCTTTACAAGATACTTGACCAGAATTCAAAACCGATAGGCGTGCCGATAAAAGCCAGCGAATTCTACAGCAGACCTACCTTAAAATTTCTGGAGGAAAAATTCAGGGTAAACGAAACAAAGAAACAATACGGCAAAAGCCATGTTAAAAATGCTGTGAGAAAGGCTTTTTTTGATGAAAGAATAACTACTGTCAAGAGATTATCCGAAAGGCTCGAAAATGAAGCGATTCATACTGTTTTAAGAAAAAGCAATGAGGGAAAGCTTTATGGAATTACTTTTATCGACTTTAAAACACAGACAGTTGTCAATGGAAGCAGTCTGGGAAAAGAATTCAGCGCAAAAGGAATTCAGGAAAGCTGTGCCATGAACATTCTTGCACTTGAAAGGAAATATCAAAAGTCCATTTCAACTGCTCCAGAAAACTTTCAAAATTTGGAATTAAAAGAGTATGTGAAAGAAAATCTGGCAGATATACTTCTACGTGGAGAAAAAATAAATGACTACGTTTCGAAACAATTTAAACAAAAAAAGAAAAGAAGACTTTACAATGGGATATAA
- a CDS encoding cell division protein FtsQ/DivIB — translation MKIFNWTNIRLVLIFGLVLFLYSFAQHRNGDRKLKKSMVVFVGENTLFVKPETVNKLLIENKRDASSIRKDEVDLNKIEKTLDTQEMIEKSNVFVSIDGVLKAVVKQKTPIARVYDGGASFYIDYEGNKMPLSDNFTARVPLVSGAINEKNNEDLAALFRTIYDDAFLKKNIIAIEIMPNGSLKMFNRNYDYFIDFGRTMNVDKKFRNYKAFFQKAVLDSSLYKYKKIDLRFTEQVVCTK, via the coding sequence ATGAAAATATTTAATTGGACAAATATTAGATTAGTACTTATTTTCGGACTGGTTTTGTTTTTGTATTCTTTCGCGCAGCATCGAAATGGCGATCGAAAATTGAAAAAATCTATGGTCGTTTTTGTAGGAGAAAATACGCTTTTTGTGAAGCCGGAAACGGTTAATAAATTGTTGATAGAAAATAAAAGAGACGCTTCCAGTATTAGAAAAGATGAAGTAGATTTGAATAAGATAGAGAAAACCCTCGATACGCAAGAGATGATTGAGAAGTCAAATGTTTTTGTAAGTATTGATGGAGTTCTAAAAGCAGTAGTAAAACAGAAGACGCCCATAGCAAGAGTTTATGATGGCGGCGCTTCTTTTTATATTGACTATGAGGGTAATAAAATGCCTTTGTCAGACAATTTCACTGCGCGAGTTCCTCTTGTTTCAGGGGCAATAAATGAAAAAAATAACGAAGATTTAGCAGCTTTATTTCGCACAATTTATGACGATGCGTTTTTGAAAAAAAACATCATTGCTATAGAGATTATGCCGAATGGAAGCTTAAAAATGTTTAATCGTAACTATGATTACTTCATAGATTTTGGAAGAACGATGAATGTTGATAAGAAATTTAGAAACTATAAAGCCTTCTTTCAAAAAGCAGTTTTAGATAGTTCGTTATACAAATACAAAAAAATTGACCTTAGGTTTACGGAACAAGTAGTTTGCACTAAATAA
- a CDS encoding recombinase family protein has translation MKKTADLYVRVSTDEQAEKGYSQRNQEEMLKKYCEINSIAVRDVIYEDHSAKTFNRPKWKLYLATIKRYKNKTDLILFTKWDRFSRNAGDAYQMINTLRRVGVEPQAIEQPLDLSIPENKMMLAFYLAAPEVENDRRALNTFHGMRRARKEGRYMGLAPSGYINKITEDGKKYITFDEPEASILKWCFEEIAKDIFNTEQIFLQAKRKGLKTSKNNFWRQIRNPLYCGKILIPKFRDEEAKYVMGTHEPLISEALFYLVQDVLEGRRKNFRTKSAISEPFPLKGLFKCPLCDKILTASISKGRNSHYSYYHCYKGCNYRIRSCEVNHIFYEELQKYIPKPQTEKIYITAVKEYFNDFNKESIAEKNRVISQLKEFEQKISYIRDLLASRKIEVKDYTEMKTDYDNKIHRLEIKLADLAGDNISISDLLKTGIKNLMKLNECCSEADLTHFRSIIGSIYPEKFTIEEKQFRTARINEVVQIVYLINEELALKNNGTKKKKSSLSRQVTPEGFEPPTLRAEI, from the coding sequence ATGAAAAAGACAGCGGATTTATATGTGAGAGTGAGTACAGACGAACAGGCGGAAAAAGGTTACTCACAAAGAAATCAAGAGGAAATGCTAAAAAAGTACTGTGAGATTAATTCTATTGCTGTAAGGGATGTTATTTATGAAGACCATTCTGCAAAAACGTTTAATAGACCCAAATGGAAACTTTATCTGGCAACAATTAAAAGGTATAAAAATAAAACGGATTTAATCTTATTTACCAAATGGGATAGGTTCAGCAGAAATGCTGGCGATGCATACCAGATGATCAATACTCTACGAAGAGTGGGTGTTGAGCCACAAGCAATAGAACAGCCTTTAGATTTGTCTATTCCAGAAAACAAAATGATGCTTGCTTTTTATCTGGCAGCTCCTGAAGTAGAAAATGACAGACGGGCATTAAATACTTTTCACGGTATGAGAAGAGCTAGAAAAGAGGGGCGATATATGGGACTGGCTCCTTCAGGTTACATAAATAAAATAACCGAGGATGGTAAGAAGTATATAACTTTTGACGAGCCTGAGGCATCCATATTAAAATGGTGTTTTGAAGAAATTGCAAAAGATATTTTCAATACAGAACAGATTTTTCTTCAGGCAAAAAGAAAAGGACTTAAAACAAGTAAAAATAATTTCTGGAGACAAATCCGCAATCCTCTTTATTGTGGAAAAATTTTAATTCCGAAATTTAGAGACGAGGAAGCAAAATACGTAATGGGCACACACGAGCCATTAATTTCTGAGGCGCTGTTTTATCTTGTTCAAGACGTTTTAGAAGGACGAAGAAAGAATTTCAGAACTAAATCTGCAATCTCCGAACCATTTCCCCTTAAAGGCTTATTTAAGTGCCCTCTATGCGACAAAATTTTAACTGCAAGTATATCTAAGGGGAGAAACAGCCATTACTCGTATTATCATTGCTATAAGGGCTGTAATTACAGAATCAGATCGTGTGAGGTTAACCACATTTTCTACGAAGAATTACAAAAGTATATTCCAAAACCTCAAACGGAAAAGATTTACATAACAGCTGTTAAAGAATATTTTAATGATTTCAACAAGGAATCAATTGCAGAAAAGAACAGAGTCATTTCTCAGCTGAAAGAATTTGAACAGAAAATTTCTTACATCAGAGATTTGCTCGCTTCAAGAAAGATTGAAGTTAAAGATTACACTGAGATGAAAACAGATTATGACAATAAAATTCATCGTCTTGAAATTAAATTAGCAGATTTAGCTGGAGACAACATTAGTATTTCCGATTTATTAAAAACAGGAATTAAAAATTTGATGAAACTTAACGAATGCTGTAGCGAAGCGGATTTAACTCACTTTCGGAGTATTATCGGTTCAATATATCCTGAAAAATTCACAATCGAAGAAAAGCAGTTTCGAACCGCAAGAATAAATGAGGTTGTTCAAATAGTTTACTTAATTAATGAGGAATTAGCCCTAAAGAATAACGGGACAAAGAAGAAAAAATCTTCTTTGTCCCGTCAAGTGACCCCGGAGGGGTTCGAACCCCCAACCCTCAGAGCCGAAATCTGA
- the ftsA gene encoding cell division protein FtsA, whose amino-acid sequence MEKDNIAVGLDIGTTKIVAMIGKKNEYGKLEILGIGKSKSLGVARGVVNNITQTIQSIQQAIIEAENNSGYKIKDVVVGIAGQHIRSIQHTDYISRNNPEEVIGEKDIQLLIDQVNKLAMLPGEEIIHVLPQEFKIDGQSEIKEPIGMYGGRLESSFHVVVGQASSIRNVGRCIQSSGIELSGLTLEPLASADAVLSQEEKEAGVALIDIGGGTTDLAIFKDGIIRHTAVIPFGGNVITDDIKEGCSIIEKQAELLKIKFGSAWPGENKDNEIVSIPGLRGREPKEISLKNLSKIIHARVVEIVEQVFAEIKAYGHEDPRKKLIAGIVLTGGGAQLKHIKQLVEYITGMDTRIGYPNEHLAGNSSEEISSPLFATAVGLVMNSIENSSQSAVRMEMVQEQPKIVYRTAPPVQRYEVEENYVEKVETIEEPRETVSQKVPKNESTETKIRRSFFDRYVDKIKEFLDNAE is encoded by the coding sequence ATGGAAAAAGATAACATTGCAGTAGGTCTAGATATTGGAACAACCAAAATCGTTGCCATGATTGGCAAAAAAAATGAATATGGTAAGTTGGAGATTTTGGGCATTGGTAAATCCAAAAGTTTGGGTGTTGCCAGAGGAGTAGTAAACAACATTACGCAGACGATTCAATCGATACAACAAGCGATAATCGAAGCAGAAAATAATTCAGGATACAAAATAAAAGATGTTGTTGTGGGTATTGCCGGACAGCACATCAGAAGTATTCAGCATACCGATTACATTAGCAGAAATAATCCTGAGGAAGTAATAGGCGAAAAAGATATTCAGCTCCTAATCGATCAGGTAAACAAACTGGCGATGCTACCGGGAGAAGAAATTATACACGTTTTACCGCAAGAATTCAAAATCGATGGGCAATCTGAAATTAAAGAGCCAATCGGAATGTATGGCGGAAGACTAGAATCTAGTTTTCACGTGGTGGTTGGACAAGCATCTTCAATCAGAAATGTTGGAAGATGTATTCAGAGTTCAGGAATAGAATTGTCTGGTTTAACATTAGAGCCATTAGCTTCGGCTGATGCAGTTTTAAGTCAGGAAGAAAAAGAAGCTGGTGTTGCGCTTATCGATATTGGAGGCGGAACAACAGATTTGGCTATTTTCAAAGATGGCATCATTCGTCATACTGCCGTAATTCCTTTTGGAGGAAATGTAATTACAGATGATATTAAAGAAGGATGTTCGATTATCGAAAAACAAGCTGAGCTTTTAAAAATAAAATTCGGATCTGCTTGGCCAGGAGAAAATAAAGACAATGAAATTGTTTCTATTCCTGGTTTAAGAGGAAGAGAGCCAAAAGAAATTTCGCTTAAAAACCTATCAAAAATTATTCACGCGAGAGTAGTGGAGATTGTAGAGCAGGTTTTTGCAGAAATTAAAGCTTATGGACACGAAGACCCTCGTAAAAAGCTTATTGCCGGAATCGTATTGACAGGTGGTGGTGCTCAATTAAAACACATTAAACAGCTGGTAGAATACATTACAGGAATGGATACTAGAATTGGTTATCCGAACGAGCATTTGGCAGGTAACTCTAGTGAAGAAATCTCTAGCCCATTATTTGCAACTGCTGTGGGATTAGTAATGAACAGTATCGAAAACAGTTCGCAAAGTGCCGTTAGAATGGAAATGGTTCAAGAACAGCCAAAAATTGTTTACAGAACAGCTCCTCCAGTACAGCGATACGAAGTTGAAGAAAACTACGTTGAGAAAGTAGAAACCATTGAAGAACCTAGAGAAACCGTAAGTCAAAAGGTGCCTAAAAATGAATCTACTGAAACTAAAATAAGAAGATCATTTTTTGATCGATATGTCGACAAAATCAAAGAATTTTTAGACAACGCAGAATAA
- a CDS encoding GatB/YqeY domain-containing protein: MSLQTQIMDEIKNAMKAKDTVALEALRAVKSELLLASTASGSKEDLSEEDEIKLLQRLVKTRKESARIFTEQNRPDLAEPELGQVAVIEKFLPAQLSEEEVEAVVAKIIAETGASGIASMGKVMGLASAQLGGTAEGKTISTIVKKLLS, from the coding sequence ATGAGTTTACAAACACAAATCATGGACGAAATTAAAAACGCCATGAAAGCAAAAGATACAGTAGCTTTAGAAGCTTTAAGAGCTGTTAAATCAGAATTATTGTTGGCTTCAACTGCTTCTGGATCTAAAGAAGATTTATCTGAAGAAGATGAAATCAAATTACTTCAGAGATTGGTTAAAACCCGTAAAGAAAGCGCAAGAATCTTTACAGAGCAAAACCGCCCAGATTTAGCAGAACCAGAATTGGGTCAAGTTGCTGTAATCGAGAAGTTTTTGCCAGCTCAATTAAGCGAAGAAGAAGTAGAAGCTGTAGTAGCAAAAATCATTGCTGAAACAGGAGCTTCTGGAATTGCTTCAATGGGTAAAGTAATGGGATTAGCATCTGCTCAATTAGGCGGAACTGCTGAAGGAAAAACTATTTCTACAATTGTAAAAAAATTACTTTCGTAA
- a CDS encoding helix-turn-helix domain-containing protein — protein sequence MSTLTKQNHMGRKISRIRELKDMKQEALAQAMGTNQQTVSILENSEEIDDEKLKEVAKALGISVEAIKNFSDEGVINYFNSFNNFNDNSSLNSQCTFNPLDKLMESVDENKKLYERLLKSEQDKIEYLEKLLKAK from the coding sequence ATGAGTACATTAACAAAACAAAACCACATGGGGCGTAAAATCAGCCGCATCCGTGAACTGAAAGACATGAAGCAGGAAGCACTGGCGCAGGCTATGGGAACAAACCAGCAGACTGTTTCGATATTAGAAAATAGTGAAGAAATAGACGATGAAAAATTAAAAGAAGTGGCAAAAGCCCTAGGAATAAGCGTGGAAGCAATTAAAAATTTTTCTGATGAAGGCGTAATTAATTACTTCAACAGCTTTAATAATTTTAACGATAATTCGTCATTAAATAGCCAATGCACTTTTAACCCACTGGATAAATTAATGGAATCTGTAGATGAGAATAAAAAACTTTACGAAAGATTATTGAAATCTGAACAAGACAAAATTGAATATTTGGAAAAATTACTAAAAGCTAAATAA